The Fibrobacter sp. genome segment CCAATGCGCAGATGGCACAGAAAGAAGCGGCTCTGGATCTTGCAAAAACACGCCTTGCCTACACCAGAATCTCAAGCTCTCAACCCGGACTTATAGCTGAACGTCATGTTGACGGCGGCACACTGCTCTCAACTAACACACCAATTTACACAGTTGTGGGCATTGATACAGTATTTGTGGAGATAGGTGTTACTGAACGGGATTATCCATTGATTCGGAAGGATCTCAAAGCTAAGTTATCGGTTGATGCTCTTGAGGGAAGAACATTCTCTGGAGAGATCGCCAGAAGAGCTCCTTTGTTCCAGACTACGTCCAGAACCGCAATTGTGGAAGTCGCAATCCGCAATGACTCGCTTCTCCTTAAACCCGGAATGTTTGCCAGGGTGAAAATAACCCTTCAGGAAAAGGATTCTGCCCAGGCCGTGCCGTCATCTGCTATTGTAAACCGTGATCAGAGCACGTTTGTTTTTATGCTTGATTCTACCGGAAGTATGGTAAACATGACAT includes the following:
- a CDS encoding efflux RND transporter periplasmic adaptor subunit, coding for NAQMAQKEAALDLAKTRLAYTRISSSQPGLIAERHVDGGTLLSTNTPIYTVVGIDTVFVEIGVTERDYPLIRKDLKAKLSVDALEGRTFSGEIARRAPLFQTTSRTAIVEVAIRNDSLLLKPGMFARVKITLQEKDSAQAVPSSAIVNRDQSTFVFMLDSTGSMVNMTSVKTGIVDGEFTEIISPVLKNQVVTVGTHLLNDGAKVIIAQNESIPEKGKTGKEQK